Within the Pangasianodon hypophthalmus isolate fPanHyp1 chromosome 19, fPanHyp1.pri, whole genome shotgun sequence genome, the region GTATTTCCATGTGAGGTGGAACAGTACTGAAAATTGTGCACACATGACATGAtatgctaaaatatttttttaatggactTGTTGAggaatattatttttctatattccagttatgtttgtttataaaatggGCTATGTTGTTTTATGGTGGACAATAGTTATGATATGACTATACGGGTAATGCATAATGTTATTAAACTGAAAACCCACATACACATTCCTGTGTTTAATGCTATGTGTAAACTAATCAGGAGCAATCTAATTAATCagcacacacaaatgaaaacaataaatcaaATCAGATTATTTGGTAAACAATCACATTGCTGGAATTGGACTGAAGAAAATCAAAATGCTCTAAGAAGCAGGGAAAATGTCACTTCACAATTTCAAAACACAAATGCCTGATTGAAACTTTAAAGTCGACCATGACTGCTGAAAGGACTTTCTGTATTGCGCTATAGGAGACTCCTGTAAAGGCCGATGTGGTGAGCGTTTtaagagagggagacagtgtCACTGTGATATTGAGTGTATTAAATATAACCAGTGCTGTCCAGACTATGAGACCCAGTGCAACATTGAGGGTAAGTTCACAACATCTTCTTCTCAAACATTACTTTAGTTCTTGAAGTATACAGTGTCTTTCAGAATTATTACCCCCttcataaaaataagcaaaaattaatatacaaaaagaaacagatattttaagcacaaacacaggaacattgaatagttttatttaaaaatgtttttttctcaaacaCAAAAAATTTTGGACTCCCTTCTTCGATTCAGACGACTGAAGACTGAGATGGTCgtcacaaaatatttattttgtgtttcttcagTCACTTCTGTGTTGATGTGGAAGTATGTTTGACTCCTCATCTATGGCCAAATCTGAACCTTATGGCAGGGGCATCAGGCTTTGGGCTGAAATGTCCTGGTTATTTAGAATAATTCATGATGTCATCCATCTTCACAATAGCCCCAAAGCATCACTGATCACGTCTGCTGCACACTATGGACAATGTGCATGCAGACCGAATCATTATCATTACTATgcttgtaaatgtgtgtgcatgtgtaattGCCAGAGCTACTGCTTTAAAAActcacagagaaacagagctaCAGGTATAATTACTGTAGACACAAGTAAAACAATCATGTGCTGTATTTGCGAGTGAGTAATTGCTGATGTGTGTAGCAATGCTGTAATTACTCCATGGTTTCCTGTATGAATGACTGATAGATTCCTCAATGGAGGAAGAATATGGTGAGCTTGAGGTGACCACTCCTCTGGATGACATGGCGACTGAAGGTAATGTTTacgtttctttttaaaaagtattttgtgTGACTATTTTTgggtaaaagtaaaagtaaaaaaagtgaGAAGTTGAGCCTCttgaatgacaataaaatatttaaatggctaccagtgcaaaaaaaaacaaaaaactagtATCCATCAAATAATAAATGCAGTTTGCTATGATAATTGGGTGGCTATTATGTTTTGCTGACATTTCCTTTAAATATGGTAGATGAATAAAGGAATTAGTTGAGAAGTGGGGATTACTCCAGCAATAAAGGTTAGTTTCCATGTATGATGCCATCATCACTGAATGGAACAGAGACATCCAAGGATGCATTCACCATCCAGTTCTCACAAGTAGATAAACCATGCACTAAACCATACTGTGCCTTGGTCCCAAGGCACCACCAAACTACTCTGCATGGGTGAGAAGTTGATGAAGAGATCGAGTCCCTTTAACCCTTCTGCTAGGTCTTCAAGGAAATGCAGCCTCATATTAGAGAGTGCCAACATCTCTTAGGTATTTTGTAGAACAGTGATGGCAACTTTCTCTGTAGGGATTAATGGACCATCATCAACGTCAGAATTTCTTTCGACAAACTGCCTGGCTATATGCCCATGTTATCTCTACCCTTCAGAGGCAGCACTGCTGAGACCATATATGGCGACCGCTGGGGAAGGGCTATTGCCAAATAAATGGACCTGCATCCTGTACTACATTACTTCATTATCAATGTCATTGTTGTGATACAATAGTAAGTACAGGTGGTTGCAATGGTCTTCACTTACAATGAAGCAATGGCACAGTAGTACACCAAGTAGACCATTATTCATGTTGGGCATCATTCAAGAAAGTACCTTGGTGTCATGCACTTGAATCAAGCTCAACCCTTAGTAACTAATCAGGTTTTTGAGGGTGATATGCTCCAAAGATTGGTAAACACCAACATTGTTCGTCATCCTATATGAATGGGGCTAGCACTGCATGTCTATCCTCATATATCTTGCTCATGAACTCTATGAACTTTTTCTTCATCCCTGCACATTTCTTAAGCATGAGCAGTTCCTGGCCTGCTCACAGCTGTTGGGCAAGCATGTTCTTAGGCAAAGGAAAAGGGAGTGGGGCAGTCCAGATGTTTGATTCACTTTGGTAGAACTCCTCCATCAGTTCTCCCTGGACAGAGCTGGTTTGTCATCATGTATTCAGTTGTGCAACTGAATATGTATCTGCCCAAATTCCACTCAAAGCTGGCTGACACACATGCTCGTTTTGAGACTGAAGCGGGGCACTCGGAAGCTGGTTTTTGGTGGGGGCTATAGGTCCCCATCATGTGTTTTCTACCAAGGCAGAGGTCCAAGGGCTGAGTTGTCCATTGACCAGTCCATTACTCTTGAAGATGTTAACAACTGAGGGTCTAGGCACACTGCCAAGGCAGACATCTCCTACTATTACCCAACCAAAGGCTATTCTCTGGGCAAATAGAGCATTTGTAGGACTGTGATGCTGCTCTAGCACCATTTGCACCTTCTTGATTGGCAGCTTCTCCAGAATAGGACTGATACCATGCACTTTATCCGGGTATGACAGTCCAGGCAAGTAACCATCATCTCTGGCTACCTCTAATTCACGGAGGAGGTTGCTTAGCTCTTGTAGATATTGAAGTTTGTTACTGGAGACCCTCTGGAGAGAGAGTCTGTATCACTCATCAGTGGTTAAGGCACTGGGTTACAGAtaggttgtgagttcaagtgAGTTTCTCAGACTGTACTAAGACCAGCAGAATACGTTACACGCACCAACCTTAGTCTCCATACATACAAGTCAAGTTCCTCGCCAGGCCTCAAATCAAGTCCTTCAGTATTGTTGATGAAGGTGGACTTCCAGGTCTGGTAATTCTCTGGTTTGTTACTGAATTCTGAAAGCCTATCTGTGATGTTGCAGTATGTGTGGCTAAAACTATAAGATTAGACTGGCCAGAATTAGACTATAGACTTGATATccaggtcatgtgactgatcAGGCTTAGTGACATAGCACTCAGAAGAATATGGCTCACAggtatcatatactgtatgtgaggTCACTGTGGTCTACTTAAACACTTGTTGACATGGATTGTGCTAGTAGAGCAAGAATATTTATTATGCTCTTTGGCCTGTCATGTTTCATGCACTCCTTCCCTCTAGATGCTGTAAGCGGTAGCAAACCCTATCCCTATGACACTGCTGAGCTTTTGGACCCAGTTGAAAACCAAGTGGCACCTCTCCCTTACCTGCCTGATTTTGGAACAGTGCCAAGTGAGGCCATGAATGTGTCTTCagagctttaaaataaaatgaaacagctTCCTTTTCACAAATCTTCCCATTAATTTAACTCTTAGTGCTATTCCTTTTCAGGTATAATTGGTTCTCCTGTGCCTGACAAGGGCCCTGAAAAACCTCAGGATTACTTTGAACCTGAGCAGCTATCTCCTAACAACTCAGATCCTAATGTACCTCCAGCTTCAACTAGgctggcacacacacagcaacctTCAGAACAGTATCCAACTATCATAAGCCCAAGATACACCACACCTGCATCTGAACAGACTGACCTGAATGCAGAAACAACCACTTCACTTCCCACAGAGCCCAAAAGCACTGATGCATATGATAAACCTGCTTCTAAACCAACTGCTAAAAATCCTCAGTCTGTCTTTGAACTGGATCAACTTTCTTACAATGCGTCAGTTCCCACTGTTCCTCCTGAGATGGCCTCAACTAGACCAAATTCCACACCAATATCTGACCAAAGTGCTACAACAAACTCTCAAAGCACCTCAGAGCCCAAACCCACGCCATCAGCCACTGCTCAGGCCAATAATACAGACCTTAAGCCTTCTAACCCTGTCCAATCTGAAGACAGACAGGACCCAGGAGTAAACCTTGAAAATCAGACAGACGCTCAGTTGGAACCCAGTGAAAACACAACCTCAGGACtggaaatacagaaaatggTCTCAACAGAAAAGCCTGCCACTACCAAAATAACAGAAGCACAAAATGAAAACCAGGATATAAAGGGCATTCTTTCTACAAAGGATTCTCCAACTTACCCTGCCTTAATAGAAAGCACCCCTGCTTCTGTGATGGTTAGCCCTTCGCCAActaaagaacaagaaaaacCCACTAAACCAAAAGATGCTAACAACAATCTTCAGGACCTTCAGGATTATCAGGCAGGTAAGGATGCCTCTATGATTTCCTTTACTTTCACTTAATATACACTGTGCCAAAAATGTTCTCTTCGTTTCTTAAGAGCCAAATGCATGATGCACGTCATTGGCAGTACATTTTTCAAATGCCTGTAActtgtaaaatgaaaaagtattAGTAGCTCTTTCTGAGGAATATGGCACATCATTAAAAAGGAGAGCACTCACTTTAAATACCAAGACACAATTTACTGCAGTGCATATATCGTATTTGTCTTCATATTTGCTTCCTTTTCACAGATGCCAACAGAGACACTAATCTCTGCAGTGGTCTTCCAGTTAATGGCTTGACTACACTTAGGAATGGCACCATTGTGGTTTTTCGAGGTCAGTACTAAGTACCCAGTCTTTACTTCCAGCAAAGTTTAGAATTTTCTTAGAACATTATGTGCAAATGGCATAATGCAGTTCTTTAGCCCATTCTGAAACTTGATGAGTCATAAACTCAGTTTTCGCCCTAacccatttttaaaacaatgcacAGTAATTTATGAGTGATGTACAGCATTAAGCACAATGGCGCAGTGggtagcactgctgcctcaaagctccagggttcctggttagagcctgagctcaagttactccctgtgtctgcatgggctGCATGGGTATGTTCTCTGTTTCTTCCCCACCTCCCAGAAATATGCCATTATATGCTCTACTGGTACTCTAAAGTGAATGagcatgtgaatgtgtatgtgcattgtggcctgcaatggactggcatcccacaTGGGGTATATTCCCTCACCTTGAGCCCAGTTTTCCTCAACTATTTATGGACAGTTTGAGTTCATTCAAAggaaaaacatgatttattcaCAAAAATAACATACTTGCAAGGAATTGTGACTGCAGAAGTACCATATATGCCTCCCCCCAACTAGGCCACTACTTTTGGATGCTGGACTCCAGAAGAAATGCTGGGCCTGCTCATTTAATCACAGACTTTTGGGGAATCCCTTCTCCCATTGACACTGTCTTCACACGCTGTAACTGCCAGGGCAAGACCTACATCTTAAGGGTACTGTTACTAATAACTGTTCAAGTGCTAATAATCATGTAAAATCATATACAAGTAATTTGCAGATTTGTTATGTTATGTGTGCGTTGTGTGTCCCCATAGGGGAATAAATACTGGAGGTTTGAAAATGACATTATGGATGCCGGCTTCCCCAGACCCATCAGTGAGGGCTTTGGACTTGGAGGCCACCTTGTTGCAGCTTTATCCATGCCTCAGTACAGAAGCAGGAAGGagtctgttttattctttaaaagaGGTTCAAACAGTGGGATCTTGCATCAACTTCAAAAAATATTCTTCTCCCAgttttaagaatatttttaacaataacaGATCTGCCAACCCTGTAGAGGAGTAATGAGTACATTTTTCAGTTTGATCTGCTGTTCAATCTGTTTTAATGCGTATGTGCTGACAGGCAAAGGGGAGCAAAgaaatcagtgtttttaatcactttctaattggtaaaattatttgtaaatagaTACATTTTGTTACAGCGTTGTGGCCctatttcatctttttttctctttcagtctttTCTTTAAACTTTCTGTGACTGAATTTTTAATATCTATTTTTGTGACTGAATAGATTTCATTTCACAGTAATTAACTCAAAACTTGAAAGGAAAAATACTACTGCAAGATGGGGAAGGGGCAGGGCTTCCAGGGGGTGTCAGCTATTATCAAATTgttcaaaacacctgcgcaACAGacagtcattccagattcatatgtcgattggctcatctgcaGTGGAAAAAAGGTGTATTTAAGTGACCCCAGTGTTAAAATAGAGCTCCTACTCAAAATGTgtgaaggttggcaggtctgtgataaataaaatctagtagaaacTCTGTAATTTTGCACATCTCTGGACAACTTAGTTTAATAATTTTAGGCTGTTGGTAAGATTTTCTTTCTAAAGCAGATAcatttttcagcaatttatgTGGCTTTCCAAACCTCTCATGTTGTTGCACTGtctgtaggtggattggctcaGAGATACACCTACCTCAACACACCTGACTGCGGCAGCAAGTCAGCTGCAGTCATAGTAAAGAAGAGATTCAGAAAGGAAGCAGGTAACAGCCTCAACGAACAAACTGTTTCTCTTAGTACAAGTTCTTTTCTGGGGGAGGGGGGAGTTGGTGGGGGCTGGAAGGATGAAAGGGGTGAATAGCCATAGCTGAAAGAGGGAGTGGGTAAACTCTGTGTGTAGATAAACACTGGtgtaaacacaacacagagataagACTATGAATACACTCTATGGCTTGCCAGTCAGTGAAGTAATCCCTTTCTCCGGGAATCTCGccatgacacacactcactgttagAACAGAACATTATTCCAGAAGGAGCCAATTGACCTCACACACTGATGGGAAGGATGACACAAACCTTGAATTTATGCCTGAACAAAATACACAAGCTGAATGATGCCACAGCggataaaactgtgattttctctctttcagtcccTGCGCTGGGTCAAGAGATCGTCATTAGCAAGACTTGGGCAGGCTTTCCACCCACAGTGACATCAGCTGTGTCAGTACGCACTACAGGAGGGGATGGATACAAATATTATGCATTCTCCCCAAGTGAGTACATTACGAGATCTGGTTCCAAAATTTCTTTAACACAAAACAATTCAGGGTACGAAGGTTCTGAGGAAATGAACACTATTTGT harbors:
- the prg4b gene encoding proteoglycan 4b isoform X1, whose translation is MSSSVSLLLLSACVLFTCSSAQKSCRGRCGEAYFRGNECQCDYECLSHSECCRNYESACTSRDSCKGRCGERFKRGRQCHCDIECIKYNQCCPDYETQCNIEDSSMEEEYGELEVTTPLDDMATEDAVSGSKPYPYDTAELLDPVENQVAPLPYLPDFGTVPSIIGSPVPDKGPEKPQDYFEPEQLSPNNSDPNVPPASTRLAHTQQPSEQYPTIISPRYTTPASEQTDLNAETTTSLPTEPKSTDAYDKPASKPTAKNPQSVFELDQLSYNASVPTVPPEMASTRPNSTPISDQSATTNSQSTSEPKPTPSATAQANNTDLKPSNPVQSEDRQDPGVNLENQTDAQLEPSENTTSGLEIQKMVSTEKPATTKITEAQNENQDIKGILSTKDSPTYPALIESTPASVMVSPSPTKEQEKPTKPKDANNNLQDLQDYQADANRDTNLCSGLPVNGLTTLRNGTIVVFRGHYFWMLDSRRNAGPAHLITDFWGIPSPIDTVFTRCNCQGKTYILRGNKYWRFENDIMDAGFPRPISEGFGLGGHLVAALSMPQYRSRKESVLFFKRGGLAQRYTYLNTPDCGSKSAAVIVKKRFRKEAVPALGQEIVISKTWAGFPPTVTSAVSVRTTGGDGYKYYAFSPTKYYSLRMEGDTPVILTPRAGPEKQKSAKSWFRCPETNKV
- the prg4b gene encoding proteoglycan 4b isoform X2, whose product is MSSSVSLLLLSACVLFTCSSAQKSCRGRCGEAYFRGNECQCDYECLSHSECCRNYESACTSRDSCKGRCGERFKRGRQCHCDIECIKYNQCCPDYETQCNIEDSSMEEEYGELEVTTPLDDMATEGIIGSPVPDKGPEKPQDYFEPEQLSPNNSDPNVPPASTRLAHTQQPSEQYPTIISPRYTTPASEQTDLNAETTTSLPTEPKSTDAYDKPASKPTAKNPQSVFELDQLSYNASVPTVPPEMASTRPNSTPISDQSATTNSQSTSEPKPTPSATAQANNTDLKPSNPVQSEDRQDPGVNLENQTDAQLEPSENTTSGLEIQKMVSTEKPATTKITEAQNENQDIKGILSTKDSPTYPALIESTPASVMVSPSPTKEQEKPTKPKDANNNLQDLQDYQADANRDTNLCSGLPVNGLTTLRNGTIVVFRGHYFWMLDSRRNAGPAHLITDFWGIPSPIDTVFTRCNCQGKTYILRGNKYWRFENDIMDAGFPRPISEGFGLGGHLVAALSMPQYRSRKESVLFFKRGGLAQRYTYLNTPDCGSKSAAVIVKKRFRKEAVPALGQEIVISKTWAGFPPTVTSAVSVRTTGGDGYKYYAFSPTKYYSLRMEGDTPVILTPRAGPEKQKSAKSWFRCPETNKV